The Elaeis guineensis isolate ETL-2024a chromosome 13, EG11, whole genome shotgun sequence genome includes a region encoding these proteins:
- the LOC105056114 gene encoding protein BIG GRAIN 1-like E, protein MQGIHTSMSLCTQSFSSRMSTIALSDTDNSAPSAHRRHNSGELDVFEAVRYFAGAIDGVGLTGRIGPQRVIREERKSLDIPMKTVPPQECRRMEKCHPKETKGKQPSSPGGRLASFLNSIFNQTASKKKSKSHTSSTKSSKNGELEERLGRRSRRSCQFQSIRSSDSKSIYSSESSGVSTPPPHTNIPAKSQKEQCSSSKSHGQPKLAAFCPQREVWDERRVQGETWLAERVEFSDRLCGKSKVLGGGKPNVAWNEGLLENRWVLNGNKEGFLEKHGECGEEFRGKEESREDNGGESDSSSDLFELKNIDFGEFSSGLPVYGTTDVEMIERGAAITSIPF, encoded by the coding sequence ATGCAGGGAATCCACACATCCATGTCCCTGTGCACCCAGTCCTTCTCCTCTAGAATGTCCACCATCGCGTTGTCAGACACTGACAACAGCGCCCCCTCGGCTCACCGCCGGCACAACTCCGGTGAGCTCGACGTCTTTGAGGCGGTGCGCTACTTTGCCGGTGCCATCGATGGTGTTGGTCTCACCGGAAGAATTGGTCCTCAGAGAGTCATACGGGAAGAAAGGAAAAGTTTGGACATACCAATGAAGACCGTACCTCCCCAAGAGTGCCGAAGGATGGAGAAATGCCATCCCAAGGAGACCAAGGGTAAGCAACCAAGCTCCCCTGGTGGTAGATTGGCTAGCTTTCTAAACTCTATATTTAACCAAACTGCTTCTAAAAAGAAATCCAAGTCTCATACCAGCAGCACCAAGTCATCAAAGAATGGAGAGTTAGAAGAGAGGCTTGGAaggagaagtaggaggagttgcCAATTCCAGAGCATAAGAAGCAGTGACTCCAAATCCATCTACTCTTCTGAGAGCAGTGGAGTTAGCACCCCTCCCCCTCACACCAACATCCCTGCAAAGTCGCAGAAGGAACAGTGCAGCAGCTCTAAGTCCCATGGCCAGCCAAAGTTGGCAGCTTTTTGTCCACAAAGAGAGGTTTGGGATGAGAGAAGAGTACAAGGGGAGACTTGGCTGGCTGAGAGAGTTGAGTTCAGTGATAGACTTTGTGGCAAAAGCAAGGTTTTGGGTGGTGGGAAGCCTAACGTGGCTTGGAATGAAGGGTTGTTGGAGAACAGATGGGTGTTGAATGGAAACAAGGAGGGGTTCTTGGAGAAGCATGGGGAATGTGGGGAGGAATTTAGAGGAAAGGAGGAAAGTAGGGAGGATAATGGAGGGGAAAGTGACTCCAGCTCTGATCTGTTTGAGCTGAAGAATATTGACTTTGGGGAATTCTCAAGTGGACTGCCTGTTTATGGGACCACAGATGTAGAGATGATTGAGAGAGGAGCTGCCATTACAAGTATTCCATTTTAA